Proteins encoded by one window of Acetivibrio thermocellus ATCC 27405:
- the leuB gene encoding 3-isopropylmalate dehydrogenase, whose translation MGKYKIAVLPGDGIGPEVIEQAVKVIEAVGEIYNHSFELKEGLLGGCAIDATGEPFPKETLELCKSSDAVLLGAVGGPKWDNLPGDKRPEAGLLGIRGALGLYANLRPAVIYQALKGASPLRSDIVKDGIDIMVVRELTGGMYFGERGRVQTENMGQAAFDTEKYSEFEVERIARLAFETAMKRNKKLTSVDKANVLESSRLWREVVNRVASDYPEVELNHMYVDNAAMQLVRNPAQFDVIVTSNMFGDILSDEASMITGSIGMLPSASLGEGSLGLYEPIHGSAPDIAGQDKANPIATILSVAMMMKYSFGLEDAFRAIENAVVNVLGMGYRTADIASPDTPRENIVGTKEMGRLIISKLK comes from the coding sequence ATGGGAAAGTATAAAATAGCGGTACTTCCGGGTGACGGTATAGGGCCGGAAGTTATTGAACAGGCGGTTAAGGTAATTGAAGCTGTGGGTGAGATATACAATCACAGTTTTGAATTAAAAGAAGGCCTGCTCGGTGGATGTGCCATTGATGCCACCGGCGAGCCCTTCCCAAAAGAGACACTGGAACTCTGCAAGTCCTCTGATGCAGTTTTGCTGGGGGCCGTAGGCGGACCGAAATGGGATAACCTTCCGGGGGACAAAAGACCTGAAGCGGGTCTTCTTGGAATACGCGGAGCATTGGGCTTGTATGCAAATTTAAGGCCTGCGGTTATCTATCAGGCACTCAAAGGTGCGTCGCCACTGCGCTCCGATATTGTAAAAGACGGCATTGACATAATGGTGGTAAGAGAGCTTACCGGCGGTATGTATTTTGGCGAAAGAGGAAGAGTGCAGACGGAGAATATGGGTCAGGCCGCTTTTGACACAGAAAAGTACAGCGAGTTTGAAGTTGAAAGAATTGCACGGCTGGCGTTTGAGACGGCCATGAAGAGAAATAAGAAACTCACATCTGTGGACAAAGCCAATGTACTGGAAAGCTCAAGACTTTGGAGGGAAGTTGTTAACAGGGTTGCTTCAGACTATCCGGAAGTTGAGCTTAATCATATGTATGTGGACAATGCCGCCATGCAGCTGGTAAGGAATCCTGCGCAGTTTGACGTTATAGTTACATCAAATATGTTCGGTGATATTCTCTCCGACGAGGCGTCTATGATTACCGGCTCAATAGGCATGCTTCCTTCGGCAAGTCTTGGAGAAGGCTCATTGGGGCTTTATGAACCAATACATGGTTCCGCGCCGGACATAGCGGGGCAGGACAAAGCAAATCCCATTGCCACAATACTTTCAGTAGCTATGATGATGAAATACTCCTTCGGTCTTGAAGATGCTTTCAGGGCTATTGAAAATGCCGTCGTAAATGTGCTTGGCATGGGATACAGAACGGCGGACATTGCTTCCCCGGATACTCCTCGTGAGAATATAGTCGGAACAAAGGAAATGGGAAGGTTAATAATTTCAAAATTAAAATAA
- the leuD gene encoding 3-isopropylmalate dehydratase small subunit translates to MKAQGKAIKYGDNVDTDVIIPARYLNTSDPNELAKHCMEDIDTEFVSKVQKGDIIVAGKNFGCGSSREHAPIAIKASGISCVIAETFARIFYRNAINIGLPIIECPEAAKDISDGDIVSIDFDTGKIVNVTKNKEYTGVPFPEFMQEIIASDGLIGYIKKQIGNKEA, encoded by the coding sequence ATGAAAGCACAGGGAAAAGCAATAAAATACGGTGACAATGTGGATACGGACGTAATCATACCGGCAAGGTATTTAAATACTTCAGATCCCAATGAGCTTGCGAAGCACTGTATGGAAGACATTGACACCGAATTTGTGTCAAAGGTTCAAAAGGGAGATATCATTGTTGCAGGTAAAAACTTCGGATGCGGCTCTTCCAGAGAGCATGCCCCTATTGCCATCAAGGCGTCGGGAATATCCTGCGTTATTGCCGAAACCTTTGCAAGAATTTTCTACAGAAATGCAATAAATATTGGGCTTCCGATTATTGAGTGCCCTGAAGCTGCCAAAGATATATCCGACGGTGATATAGTAAGCATTGATTTTGACACCGGAAAAATTGTGAATGTGACAAAAAACAAGGAATATACGGGAGTGCCTTTCCCTGAATTTATGCAGGAAATAATTGCTTCCGACGGACTTATCGGATATATTAAAAAGCAGATTGGAAACAAGGAGGCATAA
- the leuC gene encoding 3-isopropylmalate dehydratase large subunit: MGMTMTQKILADHAGLDKVSPGQLIKAKLDMVLGNDITTPVAVKEFRKIGVNKVFDVNKIAIVPDHFTPNKDIKSAEQVKFIREFAREMGIVNFFEVGQMGVEHALLPEKGLVVPGDVVIGADSHTCTYGALGAFSTGIGSTDMAAGMATGEAWFKVPEAMKFVLKGKPGKWVSGKDIILHIIGMIGVDGALYRSMEFTGDGVAHLSMDDRFAMANMAIEAGAKNGIFEVDEKTIEYVKEHSTRQYKVYKADEDAEYVATYEIDLSQVKPTVAFPHLPSNTRTIDNVGNIKIDQVVIGSCTNGRIEDLRVAAEVLKGRKVHKDVRCIIIPATQKIWKQAMNEGLFDIFIDAGAAVSTPTCGPCLGGHMGILAKGERAVATTNRNFVGRMGHPESEIYLASPAVAAASAVLGRIGSPDEL, encoded by the coding sequence ATGGGAATGACTATGACACAGAAAATACTTGCAGATCACGCAGGTCTTGACAAGGTTTCACCGGGTCAGCTCATAAAAGCAAAACTTGACATGGTTTTGGGAAATGATATAACAACACCTGTGGCTGTGAAGGAATTTAGAAAAATTGGCGTGAACAAGGTGTTCGATGTAAATAAAATAGCAATTGTTCCTGACCATTTTACACCCAACAAAGACATCAAGTCCGCGGAGCAGGTCAAGTTTATCAGAGAATTTGCAAGGGAAATGGGAATAGTAAACTTCTTTGAAGTCGGACAAATGGGTGTTGAGCATGCCCTGCTTCCGGAAAAGGGCCTTGTAGTTCCGGGAGACGTGGTAATAGGTGCCGACTCGCATACATGTACTTATGGAGCTTTGGGAGCTTTCTCAACGGGAATAGGAAGTACCGACATGGCTGCCGGAATGGCAACCGGAGAAGCATGGTTTAAAGTGCCCGAGGCCATGAAATTCGTATTGAAGGGAAAACCCGGAAAATGGGTGAGCGGCAAGGACATAATCCTTCATATAATTGGAATGATAGGGGTGGACGGAGCTTTGTACCGCTCCATGGAATTCACGGGAGACGGTGTGGCCCACCTTTCAATGGATGACAGGTTTGCAATGGCGAACATGGCCATTGAGGCAGGAGCAAAGAACGGAATCTTTGAAGTTGACGAAAAGACAATTGAGTATGTAAAAGAACATTCCACAAGGCAGTACAAGGTATACAAGGCGGATGAAGACGCAGAATATGTGGCCACTTACGAAATTGACCTTTCACAGGTAAAACCCACGGTTGCGTTCCCGCATCTTCCGTCCAATACAAGAACCATTGACAATGTGGGCAATATCAAAATCGACCAGGTTGTAATAGGATCATGTACAAACGGAAGAATTGAGGATTTGAGGGTGGCCGCGGAAGTCCTCAAGGGAAGAAAAGTGCACAAGGACGTAAGATGTATAATCATCCCTGCAACTCAGAAGATATGGAAACAGGCAATGAATGAAGGTCTGTTTGACATATTTATTGATGCGGGAGCTGCGGTAAGTACTCCCACCTGCGGACCGTGTCTTGGAGGTCATATGGGTATTCTGGCAAAAGGAGAAAGAGCTGTGGCAACCACCAACAGAAACTTTGTGGGAAGAATGGGACATCCCGAAAGCGAGATTTACCTCGCAAGTCCGGCTGTAGCTGCGGCATCGGCTGTTTTGGGAAGAATAGGTTCACCGGATGAACTTTAA
- a CDS encoding AraC family transcriptional regulator codes for MDNSNNNILPKAWESFLSSSTFIPVIVKTIERFHDTSWHMEPNKHECFEMVYIKRGKAVFEIAGYPAEIGPNDIIIIKPNQPHKFIVKSESGCEFIVLSFKFVNRFDGQYSDVSLENFLDFVSGKETGPFITLKVSQKNDIIVLLNRILKERENPDIGSEFLNYLLVMELFVLISRALKMEWENSIKNKSPKIKELIQASVNYINNNYERDISLKDIARYVFLSTSYFTRAFKEEMGISPINYLLKIRVERAKELLKDTDNRISDIALSVGFSNQQRFNDIFKKYVKLTPLQYRKNVQVKKH; via the coding sequence TTGGATAATAGTAATAATAATATTCTTCCGAAGGCATGGGAAAGTTTTCTCAGTTCATCAACTTTTATTCCGGTTATAGTGAAAACCATTGAGAGGTTTCATGATACCAGCTGGCATATGGAACCGAACAAGCATGAATGTTTCGAGATGGTGTATATAAAAAGGGGCAAGGCTGTTTTTGAGATAGCAGGTTATCCTGCGGAGATAGGCCCTAATGACATTATTATAATAAAGCCCAATCAGCCCCATAAATTTATTGTAAAGTCCGAGTCCGGATGCGAGTTTATAGTCCTGAGCTTTAAATTTGTAAACCGGTTTGACGGCCAGTATTCCGATGTGTCCCTTGAAAACTTTTTGGACTTTGTAAGCGGGAAGGAAACAGGACCTTTTATAACCCTGAAAGTCAGCCAAAAGAACGATATTATAGTGCTTTTAAACAGGATACTCAAAGAAAGGGAGAATCCTGACATAGGAAGCGAGTTTTTAAACTATCTTTTGGTCATGGAGCTGTTTGTGCTTATTTCCCGTGCTTTGAAGATGGAATGGGAGAACAGCATAAAAAACAAAAGCCCGAAGATAAAGGAGCTTATACAGGCTTCTGTAAACTATATAAACAACAATTATGAGAGGGATATTTCCTTAAAGGATATAGCCCGGTATGTTTTTCTGAGCACAAGTTACTTTACTCGGGCATTTAAGGAAGAAATGGGAATAAGTCCGATAAATTATCTTTTAAAAATAAGAGTGGAAAGGGCAAAGGAACTTCTTAAGGATACCGACAACAGGATAAGCGACATTGCCCTAAGTGTCGGATTTTCCAACCAGCAAAGATTCAATGATATTTTCAAAAAGTATGTAAAGCTTACACCTCTTCAGTACAGAAAGAATGTACAAGTCAAAAAACATTAA
- a CDS encoding DUF2179 domain-containing protein, whose protein sequence is MEGIVNSGLFNWLILPLLIFFSRIIDVTIGTIRIIFVSRGKKYLAPVLGFFEVLVWIMAISQIMQNLNNFVCYFAYAAGFATGTFVGIIIEEKLAIGTLVIRVIVDKNECELKERLSKSGFGVTVVDAKGKNGDVKIIYTIIKRKELQEVVRIIEECNSKAFYSIEDARKVNQGIFRTGTSNHDGTRFFNLFRIHRMSGLDKKTR, encoded by the coding sequence ATGGAGGGCATAGTAAATTCGGGACTGTTTAATTGGCTTATCCTTCCGCTGCTTATATTCTTTTCCAGAATTATCGACGTTACAATAGGAACAATCAGAATTATATTTGTCTCAAGAGGAAAGAAATATTTGGCTCCGGTTTTGGGCTTCTTCGAAGTACTGGTATGGATTATGGCAATAAGTCAGATTATGCAGAATCTCAATAATTTTGTATGTTATTTTGCCTATGCGGCGGGCTTTGCCACGGGAACTTTTGTGGGGATAATTATTGAAGAAAAGCTTGCCATAGGAACCCTTGTTATAAGAGTTATCGTGGACAAAAACGAATGTGAGCTTAAAGAAAGACTTTCAAAGTCCGGATTTGGTGTTACGGTTGTGGATGCCAAGGGTAAAAATGGAGATGTGAAGATAATTTATACAATTATAAAGCGCAAGGAATTGCAGGAAGTGGTCCGAATAATAGAAGAGTGCAATTCAAAAGCCTTTTATTCAATTGAAGATGCCAGAAAGGTCAATCAGGGTATTTTCAGGACAGGTACGTCAAACCATGATGGGACAAGGTTTTTTAATTTGTTTCGGATTCACAGGATGTCCGGACTTGACAAAAAAACCAGGTAG
- a CDS encoding alpha/beta hydrolase produces the protein MRITVLTYSRQKSHIIRKIILFIVLLALIFSVVVSAVSVIAGWKLIHPKRLNILDFSANIVPSYTDVSFKDINDEFELKGWYFNVTGSSKTVILAHGYGKNRLNFGENTIHLIKSLLDKGYNVLAFDFRNSGESEGNKTTFGVCEKNDLLGAIQYVKNKGSEKIVLMGFSTGASACILAAAESDDVDAVIAESPYSDLNTYFEQNVNNLTNFPAIPFNKTITFATFFLADIKPDEASPVKAVQAVSPRPVLLIHSKDDTKVPVENSRLIYKASNPYTTTFWETSGADHEEIYQANPEEYVKKVTDFLEKLSQT, from the coding sequence ATGAGAATTACTGTTTTGACCTATTCACGCCAAAAAAGTCATATAATAAGAAAAATCATATTGTTTATTGTTTTGCTCGCGTTGATTTTTTCTGTTGTGGTTTCGGCTGTGTCGGTTATTGCGGGATGGAAACTGATTCATCCTAAAAGATTGAATATTTTGGACTTTTCCGCCAATATCGTACCTTCTTATACTGATGTTTCTTTCAAAGACATAAACGATGAGTTTGAATTAAAAGGATGGTACTTTAATGTAACCGGAAGCAGCAAGACAGTAATCCTCGCCCATGGATACGGAAAAAACAGGCTGAATTTTGGCGAGAACACCATACATCTCATAAAGAGCCTTCTTGACAAAGGATACAACGTACTTGCCTTTGATTTCAGAAACTCCGGAGAATCCGAGGGAAATAAAACTACTTTCGGAGTTTGTGAAAAGAATGATTTGCTTGGTGCAATTCAATACGTTAAAAACAAAGGTTCGGAGAAAATAGTTCTCATGGGTTTCTCAACAGGAGCATCGGCATGTATTCTCGCAGCTGCCGAAAGCGACGATGTTGACGCAGTAATAGCAGAAAGCCCATACTCTGACCTTAACACTTATTTTGAACAAAACGTAAACAATTTAACCAACTTTCCGGCAATACCGTTTAACAAAACAATAACATTTGCAACATTTTTTCTGGCAGATATCAAGCCCGACGAAGCCAGCCCTGTAAAAGCCGTACAGGCTGTTTCTCCGCGCCCTGTGCTTCTAATCCACAGCAAGGATGACACCAAAGTGCCGGTTGAAAACAGCCGCCTGATATACAAGGCATCCAATCCTTACACCACCACGTTTTGGGAAACAAGCGGTGCAGATCATGAGGAAATTTATCAGGCAAATCCCGAAGAATACGTAAAAAAGGTAACGGACTTTCTTGAAAAACTGTCACAGACTTAA
- a CDS encoding magnesium transporter CorA family protein yields MIEIYKSYDTDLFPVKIDSFEKGCWINIVSPTEQELNFVETSLNVSSNFLRDPLDEEEKPRIDVEDNQTLVIVDVPYVYEEDRDIKYETIPLGIIILEDYFITICSKETFLIQYFKDKKVKDYFTFKKTRFTLQILYLIAKDFLKYLRHIDKKSYEAETSLHKSLQNKELFKLLELEKSLVFFTTSLKSNEIVMEKLLKGKYIKLYEEDQDLLEDVIIENKQAIEMANIYSSILSGTMDTFASIISNNLNVVMKVLTSITIIMAIPTMIASFFGMNVQMPFGLDTNNPYAFWGILGISAVISVAAGIFLYKKDMF; encoded by the coding sequence ATGATTGAAATATACAAATCCTATGATACAGACTTGTTTCCCGTTAAAATTGACAGCTTTGAGAAAGGGTGCTGGATAAATATTGTTTCTCCCACAGAGCAGGAATTGAATTTCGTTGAAACCAGTCTTAACGTATCCTCCAATTTTTTAAGGGACCCTCTTGATGAAGAGGAAAAACCAAGAATAGATGTTGAGGACAACCAGACCCTGGTAATTGTTGACGTTCCGTATGTATATGAGGAAGACAGAGATATAAAGTATGAGACCATACCTTTGGGTATTATCATATTGGAAGATTATTTTATTACCATATGCAGCAAGGAAACTTTTTTGATTCAATACTTCAAGGACAAAAAAGTAAAAGATTATTTTACTTTTAAAAAGACAAGATTTACCCTGCAAATTTTGTATTTGATTGCAAAAGACTTCTTAAAGTACCTGAGGCATATTGACAAAAAATCGTATGAGGCGGAGACTTCCCTGCACAAGTCTCTTCAAAACAAGGAGCTTTTTAAACTGCTTGAATTGGAAAAAAGCCTTGTGTTTTTCACTACATCTTTAAAATCAAATGAGATAGTTATGGAAAAACTTTTAAAAGGCAAATATATAAAACTTTATGAAGAAGACCAGGACCTTCTTGAAGATGTAATCATAGAGAACAAGCAGGCTATTGAAATGGCCAACATTTACAGCTCTATTCTGAGCGGAACAATGGATACTTTTGCCTCAATAATATCAAACAACCTGAATGTTGTGATGAAGGTTTTGACTTCTATAACCATAATAATGGCCATACCCACCATGATAGCCAGTTTCTTCGGTATGAACGTACAAATGCCTTTTGGCCTTGATACCAATAATCCCTATGCCTTTTGGGGGATACTTGGGATTTCTGCGGTTATTTCCGTTGCCGCGGGAATATTCCTTTACAAAAAAGACATGTTTTAA
- a CDS encoding flagellar protein FlgN, with amino-acid sequence MNGTPEGYIQRLVEISKKKMDCLKSILSLTRAQTEAISEEGMDGLQSLIDQKQSKIDEINGLDEEFNACFTALKQKLGVKSLDEAGTLGIKGVKELQSLVSKIMGLLKEISEVERSNKEKANSLLSFLGAKIREIREGRKVSSAYSPAASLSPPSYFIDQKK; translated from the coding sequence ATGAACGGTACCCCGGAAGGTTATATCCAAAGACTTGTCGAAATATCTAAAAAAAAGATGGATTGTCTCAAAAGCATTCTTTCGTTGACGAGGGCTCAGACTGAGGCGATAAGCGAAGAAGGCATGGACGGGCTTCAAAGTCTTATTGACCAAAAGCAGAGTAAAATTGATGAAATCAACGGTTTGGACGAAGAATTCAATGCGTGTTTTACGGCGCTGAAGCAAAAGCTTGGTGTAAAAAGCCTGGATGAAGCAGGGACATTGGGCATAAAAGGAGTAAAAGAACTGCAAAGCCTGGTTTCAAAGATAATGGGGCTTTTAAAAGAAATAAGCGAAGTCGAAAGGAGCAACAAAGAAAAGGCAAACAGCCTTTTGAGCTTTCTTGGAGCTAAAATCAGGGAAATAAGAGAAGGAAGGAAAGTAAGCTCCGCTTATAGCCCGGCTGCTTCGTTAAGTCCGCCTTCATATTTTATCGACCAAAAGAAATAG
- the fliS gene encoding flagellar export chaperone FliS, translated as MALKNAYDQYKENSVYTASPEELTLMLYNGLVKFLMQAQMALNDKNIEKANKSIIRAQDIISEFRCTLDMKYDIAHQLDLLYDYMYRRLVDANIKKDGAIVEEVLGFAKELRDTWEQAMKIAKQQNSRTAQVAK; from the coding sequence ATGGCATTAAAAAATGCATATGACCAGTACAAGGAGAATTCGGTGTATACCGCCTCTCCTGAAGAATTGACATTAATGTTGTACAACGGCCTTGTAAAGTTTTTGATGCAAGCTCAAATGGCATTAAATGATAAAAACATTGAAAAGGCAAACAAAAGCATTATACGGGCTCAGGATATTATTTCAGAATTTCGGTGTACACTGGATATGAAATATGATATTGCGCATCAACTGGATCTTTTGTATGACTATATGTACAGAAGACTTGTGGATGCAAATATAAAGAAAGACGGCGCAATCGTTGAAGAAGTTCTGGGCTTCGCAAAGGAACTTCGGGACACATGGGAACAGGCAATGAAAATTGCAAAACAGCAAAATTCAAGAACGGCTCAAGTGGCTAAATAG
- the fliD gene encoding flagellar filament capping protein FliD, producing the protein MAVNNISNLINSRIRLTGISSGLDTDAIIEQLMSVERAKVDKIKQEKQILEWKRDIYRDIINKLRSITDEYFNVLKPKTNFTSQSAFTSFKISSSNESVVTVTANASAASKVHSITVHSLASAAKIVGTSGLVDGIKGSNAVNTLSLQGKEINVTLDGVTKTIALEDYTSLSDLETKLESALAKAFGTGKIDVVTTGGSIEFKCLLNGSTLSISDTANNYISSLGFSNGQKNFITGNSDVNSDFSLYTDGSFKITVGNGTAQTINISDATSIDDLVAKIQQAIDSNSELSGKVHVSNDGSKLTFISVSGETVKLTSGDSNNVLDKLGFSDGATITATSSTVIDLSGNEKGKTFIININGVDKIIEIDKDYNDLDELASYIQNQLGGTVNVTKDASGSRLVFSTGGADRLIFKKGPEDGLEKLGFTANDNRSNRISLTTKLDSLSTIFKNDLNIADPDANVVFTINGQTIDVGKTYANATLSDVMNAINSSSAGVKITYDSLNDRFIMESKTMGATSEIELTDTDPANGLLKAMGLIGGTYTAGTDAEFDLDGVTGMKRSTNEFTIEGVTYSLKGVSSEPVKIDVKADIDAVVENIKNFVNSYNEMLAKINSVLTEERYRDYLPLTDDQKKAMSEDDIKLWEQKAKSGLLRSDSILENIVTNLRRALYDKVEGCSLSLYQIGITTGSYQDKGKLVIDEEKLRAALTDNYDAVVQLFTQGSQYTYSEALNDPNKRAVRYKEAGIAQRIYDILQDNIRITRNANGKKGILLEKAGIAGDLTEYDNLIVNEIKAKETLIDEMLVKIYKKEEYYYSKFAAMEKMLDAMNSQSMWLTQQFSNYY; encoded by the coding sequence GTGGCGGTCAATAACATATCAAATTTGATCAACAGCAGAATAAGATTGACAGGTATATCCTCGGGTCTTGATACCGATGCTATTATAGAACAGCTCATGAGCGTTGAGAGGGCAAAGGTTGACAAGATAAAACAGGAGAAGCAGATACTGGAATGGAAGCGGGATATATACAGGGATATAATAAACAAATTGAGAAGTATTACAGATGAGTATTTCAACGTTTTGAAGCCCAAAACAAATTTTACTTCTCAAAGTGCTTTTACATCCTTTAAAATAAGCTCAAGCAATGAGTCAGTTGTTACGGTAACCGCCAATGCATCGGCGGCTTCCAAGGTTCACAGCATAACGGTGCACTCCCTTGCGTCTGCGGCAAAGATTGTAGGTACCTCAGGATTGGTTGACGGTATTAAAGGGAGTAATGCGGTAAACACTTTGTCGCTTCAGGGCAAAGAAATAAATGTTACCCTGGACGGAGTTACAAAGACAATAGCGCTGGAGGATTATACCAGCCTCAGTGACCTTGAAACAAAACTTGAGTCTGCCCTGGCAAAAGCCTTTGGAACGGGAAAGATAGATGTTGTCACAACAGGCGGCTCGATAGAGTTTAAATGTCTTTTAAACGGCAGTACATTAAGTATAAGCGATACAGCAAACAACTATATTTCATCTTTAGGTTTTTCCAATGGACAGAAAAATTTCATTACAGGAAATTCGGATGTAAACTCCGATTTTTCATTATATACCGACGGCAGTTTTAAAATAACAGTTGGAAACGGCACGGCGCAAACCATAAATATTTCAGATGCAACGAGTATAGATGACCTTGTCGCAAAAATTCAGCAAGCCATTGACAGTAATTCAGAGCTGAGCGGTAAAGTGCATGTGAGCAATGACGGAAGCAAATTAACCTTTATTTCTGTTTCGGGAGAAACAGTGAAGCTGACTTCCGGAGATTCCAACAATGTGCTGGACAAGCTGGGATTTTCCGACGGAGCCACTATAACTGCAACAAGCTCGACAGTTATTGATTTGAGCGGAAATGAAAAGGGTAAAACTTTTATTATTAATATAAATGGCGTTGACAAAATCATTGAAATAGACAAGGACTATAATGATTTGGATGAGCTGGCATCGTACATTCAGAACCAGCTGGGAGGCACTGTAAATGTAACAAAAGATGCTTCCGGCAGCAGACTTGTTTTTTCAACCGGAGGGGCGGACAGACTGATATTTAAGAAGGGTCCCGAGGATGGACTGGAAAAGCTGGGATTTACCGCAAATGACAACAGGAGCAACAGGATATCTTTAACGACAAAGCTTGATTCATTAAGCACAATTTTCAAAAATGATTTGAATATTGCAGATCCTGATGCCAATGTTGTTTTCACCATAAACGGTCAAACCATTGATGTGGGCAAGACTTATGCAAATGCAACATTAAGTGATGTAATGAATGCCATTAATTCCAGCAGTGCAGGGGTCAAAATAACCTATGACTCCCTCAACGACAGGTTTATTATGGAATCGAAAACTATGGGAGCGACTTCGGAAATAGAATTAACCGATACAGACCCTGCCAATGGTTTGTTAAAAGCCATGGGACTTATCGGAGGAACCTATACTGCCGGTACGGATGCCGAGTTTGACTTGGACGGGGTTACCGGCATGAAGCGAAGCACCAATGAATTTACCATAGAAGGAGTAACCTACTCACTTAAGGGAGTCTCTTCCGAACCGGTAAAGATTGATGTTAAGGCGGACATAGATGCTGTTGTTGAAAATATAAAGAATTTTGTGAACAGCTATAATGAAATGCTTGCCAAAATCAACTCTGTGCTTACGGAAGAAAGATACAGGGATTACCTGCCCCTCACGGACGACCAGAAGAAAGCAATGAGTGAAGACGATATAAAGTTATGGGAGCAAAAAGCAAAGTCAGGTTTGCTAAGAAGCGACAGCATATTGGAGAATATTGTGACAAACTTGAGGAGAGCTTTATATGACAAGGTGGAAGGATGTTCCCTGAGCCTTTATCAGATAGGAATTACAACCGGATCATACCAGGATAAAGGAAAACTTGTCATAGACGAAGAAAAGCTCAGGGCGGCACTTACTGATAATTATGACGCAGTGGTCCAGCTCTTTACCCAGGGCTCACAATATACATACAGCGAGGCTTTAAACGACCCGAACAAAAGGGCTGTAAGATACAAGGAAGCCGGAATAGCCCAAAGGATTTATGACATACTCCAGGACAACATAAGGATAACAAGAAATGCCAACGGAAAGAAAGGTATCTTGCTTGAAAAAGCGGGAATTGCAGGAGATTTGACGGAATATGACAACTTAATAGTGAATGAAATTAAGGCAAAAGAGACCTTGATTGACGAAATGCTTGTAAAAATCTATAAAAAAGAAGAATATTATTACAGCAAGTTCGCGGCAATGGAAAAAATGCTCGATGCAATGAACAGCCAGTCAATGTGGTTGACGCAGCAATTTTCAAATTATTATTAA
- a CDS encoding flagellar protein FlaG, with product MKIESMDAANLQVLKTQYKDYQPNTVNSSNNFGKEASNEKKTHVDVSVSGNESEAGLSQRAIIKAIEKANKAINGIHTELEFSIHEKSKEIMVKVIDSETKEVIREIPPEKILDMVAAMLEMAGIIVNERG from the coding sequence ATGAAAATTGAAAGCATGGATGCTGCAAATTTACAGGTTCTGAAAACTCAGTACAAAGATTATCAGCCTAATACTGTAAATTCTAGCAACAATTTTGGTAAAGAAGCATCGAATGAGAAAAAAACGCATGTGGATGTATCTGTGTCGGGAAACGAAAGCGAAGCAGGTTTGTCACAAAGGGCAATTATAAAGGCAATTGAGAAGGCAAACAAGGCTATAAACGGTATTCATACAGAACTGGAATTTTCCATACACGAGAAAAGTAAAGAAATCATGGTAAAGGTTATTGATTCCGAGACCAAGGAAGTTATAAGGGAGATACCGCCGGAGAAAATATTGGATATGGTAGCGGCAATGCTGGAAATGGCAGGAATCATAGTGAATGAGAGGGGTTGA